A window of Cyanobacteriota bacterium genomic DNA:
GCAAGACTCCTCGGCTGGCACTGATCGGTTTCTACATGACATTAGTCTTTGTGGCTGTCACCATTCCGGCTGGCATTTACGCTCAAGTTGCCTACAACACATCCTTGGCCAATGTAGATTGGCTCCATGGCCTTGCTGAGTCGTTTCTTACAGTGTCAAATAGTTTAGTAGCCTTAGGCTTTTGGCAAGCTGTGCAGCCAAACAACACGTGATCATTATGCATGGATGATCATGAATGACTATGAGCGCTTAGGAGAATACTGCTGAGTTTGCACAATGTACTCTAACAAACCGCTACAAGCATCAGTGAGTAAATCCAACACATAGTTAAACCCATCCATGCCTCCATAGTAGGGATCTGGCACCTCCCGATCACGATGCTCACGGCAAAACTCACACATCATCTTGACCTTGTGGGTATACCGTTTCTCGCGATCAAGAGATGTAATGCTGTCGTAGTTATCCCAATCCATAGCTAGGATCAGATCAAAGGCTTCAAAGTCTGCACGGGAAAATTGTCGGGCAGTTCCCGTCATCTGGATGCCACGCTGCGCGGCTGCTTGGGTCATGCGACGATCGGGCGGGTTGCCCACATGGTAAGCGGCTGTGCCCGCCGAATCGCAAACAATTTGATCTTGCAGGTTAGCTTGTCGAACCAGATGGTTCATGATGTTCTCTGCCGCTGGCGATCGGCAGATGTTTCCCAAGCAGACGAACAACACGCGATAGGGCATAGTAGAGATTCCCTTAGGTTACATCGGCAGGTTTAAGCCACCAGTTAACTCTTCCATGCGAGCACGCATTGTTTCTGTGGACTTAGCATAGGCATCTTTTGCAGCCGCTAACACCAAATCAGCCACAACTTCCGCGCCTTCACCCATGACATCAGCAGACAGCTCAACTCGGCGAGGTTCTTGGTTACCGCTCAACACAACCTTCACCAATCCACCACCCGCAGTGCCCTCAATTTCCATTTCTTCCAGCTCTTCTTGCAGCTTCTTAGCACCTTCCTGCACCTGCTGAGCTTTCTTAAATGCCTCCGTCAGTTCTTTCATCTTGCCGAGGCCAAATCCAAATCCTTGTCCTTTTGTCATAGCGTTTATATCCAGAATTAATGTCTAGAGTCAGTAGGTGTAACGTAGTTGCTACATGGTAACCAAACTAATGGTAGCCAAGCCAATAACTGGCCAATGACTATTAGGTTACCTGCAATCCTGCACTACTATACCAACTAACTAAGAGCCTGTCAGGTTGATACTACCACTCTGGTAATCTAACGCTGGTATTAATCCCGTAGGTCTTCGTGAAGGATGGAGTTGTAGTTTTACATGGATTATGATGTCACGATCGTCGGTGGAGGAATTGTTGGCTTGGCTGTGGGTATGACCTTGACTCGGCAGCGACCGGGCACAAAAGTAGCCGTATTGGAAAAAGAAACCTCCCTAGCCATGCACCAGACAGGTAACAACAGCGGGGTTATCCACTCCGGAATTTACTACAAGCCCGGCAGCTTCAAGGCGAAATTTTGTCGAGAGGGTGCTCAGGCTATGGTGAGGTTTTGCCGTGAGCATGGACTGGCACACCATGTCTGTGGCAAAGTAATTGTTGCTACTGAAGAGGCGGAACTACCCCGACTAGAGGCCCTCTATCACCGAGGTTTGGCTAATCAAGTGCCTGTTGCCAAGATTACCCCTGCTGAGGCAAAGGAGATTGAACCCCACGTTCATTGCCTAGCTGCTATCCGTGTATTTTCTACAGGCATTGTGAACTACAGGCAAGTCTGTAACAAATATGCTGAACTGATGCAACAACAGGGCGGCGAGATTCGCTTAGGCACCTGTGTTTTCAGTAGTCTCAACACAACTGACGGACTAGTGCTAAACACGAGTGCAGGTGAGATTACTAGCCGATTTATGGTGAACTGCGCAGGTCTGTTTAGCGATCGCATCGCTCACACAGCCGGGGCTAACCCCCGCGCCAAAATTATTCC
This region includes:
- the lhgO gene encoding L-2-hydroxyglutarate oxidase, with translation MDYDVTIVGGGIVGLAVGMTLTRQRPGTKVAVLEKETSLAMHQTGNNSGVIHSGIYYKPGSFKAKFCREGAQAMVRFCREHGLAHHVCGKVIVATEEAELPRLEALYHRGLANQVPVAKITPAEAKEIEPHVHCLAAIRVFSTGIVNYRQVCNKYAELMQQQGGEIRLGTCVFSSLNTTDGLVLNTSAGEITSRFMVNCAGLFSDRIAHTAGANPRAKIIPFRGEYYELIPEKRHLVKALIYPVPNPAFPFLGVHFTKMIDGSVHAGPNAVLSLKREGYTKTDVDLRDLLDVITYPAFWKLAARHYDEGVQEIIRSFSKAAFVRSLQRLIPEVQMADVVPTHAGVRAQALYEDGNLVDDFLIVRGQRSLHVCNAPSPAATSSLEIGRAIVDQIPELT
- a CDS encoding DUF3593 domain-containing protein, giving the protein MSENTLFALSLFPYLGFLWFLTRSGKTPRLALIGFYMTLVFVAVTIPAGIYAQVAYNTSLANVDWLHGLAESFLTVSNSLVALGFWQAVQPNNT
- a CDS encoding low molecular weight phosphotyrosine protein phosphatase; translated protein: MPYRVLFVCLGNICRSPAAENIMNHLVRQANLQDQIVCDSAGTAAYHVGNPPDRRMTQAAAQRGIQMTGTARQFSRADFEAFDLILAMDWDNYDSITSLDREKRYTHKVKMMCEFCREHRDREVPDPYYGGMDGFNYVLDLLTDACSGLLEYIVQTQQYSPKRS
- a CDS encoding YbaB/EbfC family nucleoid-associated protein; translation: MTKGQGFGFGLGKMKELTEAFKKAQQVQEGAKKLQEELEEMEIEGTAGGGLVKVVLSGNQEPRRVELSADVMGEGAEVVADLVLAAAKDAYAKSTETMRARMEELTGGLNLPM